One stretch of Halichoerus grypus chromosome 10, mHalGry1.hap1.1, whole genome shotgun sequence DNA includes these proteins:
- the TLX2 gene encoding T-cell leukemia homeobox protein 2 — MEPAVLASHNLPHHEPISFGIDQILSCPEPPGSGLGPGRSGQGHGESAAFSGGFHGTSSYGPAGSLAPLPGSSGMGPGGVIRVPAHRPMPVPPPAGGAPAVPGPSGLGGAGGLAGLTFPWMDSGRRFAKDRLTAALSPFSGTRRIGHPYQNRTPPKRKKPRTSFSRSQVLELERRFLRQKYLASAERAALAKALRMTDAQVKTWFQNRRTKWRRQTAEEREAERHRAGRLLLHLQQDALPRPLRPPLPPDPLCLHNSSLFALQNLQPWAEDNKVASVSGLASVV; from the exons ATGGAGCCGGCGGTCCTGGCCTCGCACAACCTCCCGCACCACGAGCCAATCAGCTTTGGCATCGATCAGATCCTGAGCTGCCCGGAACCCCCCGGGAGCGGCCTAGGCCCCGGTCGCTCAGGCCAGGGCCATGGGGAGAGTGCGGCGTTCTCGGGTGGATTTCACGGAACCTCAAGCTACGGTCCCGCGGGTTCGCTGGCCCCGCTACCTGGCAGCTCCGGCATGGGCCCAGGCGGCGTGATCCGCGTCCCCGCGCATCGTCCAATGCCAGTGCCGCCGCCCGCGGGAGGCGCGCCGGCAGTGCCTGGACCCTCTGGCTTGGGCGGAGCCGGGGGCCTAGCCGGACTCACCTTCCCTTGGATGGACAGCGGCCGCCGCTTTGCCAAGGACCGGCTCACGG CTGCACTCTCGCCCTTCTCCGGGACGCGCCGCATAGGCCACCCGTACCAAAACCGGACCCCCCCGAAGCGGAAGAAGCCGCGCACGTCCTTCTCCCGCTCGCAGGTGCTGGAGCTGGAGCGGCGCTTCCTGCGCCAGAAGTACTTGGCCTCGGCCGAGAGGGCAGCGCTGGCCAAGGCCCTGCGCATGACCGACGCCCAGGTCAAGACTTGGTTCCAGAACCGGCGCACCAAGTGGCG GCGCCAGACGGCGGAGGAGCGCGAGGCGGAGCGGCACCGCGCGGGCCGGCTGCTCCTGCACCTGCAGCAGGATGCCCTACCACGGCCTCTGCGGCCGCCGCTGCCCCCGGACCCGCTCTGCCTGCACAACTCGTCGCTCTTCGCGCTGCAGAATCTGCAGCCTTGGGCCGAGGACAACAAGGTGGCTTCCGTGTCCGGGCTCGCCTCGGTGGTGTGA
- the PCGF1 gene encoding polycomb group RING finger protein 1 isoform X2 yields MASPQGGQIAIAMRLRNQLQSVYKMDPLRNEEEVRVKIKDLNEHIVCCLCAGYFVDATTITECLHTFCKSCIVKYLQTSKYCPMCNIKIHETQPLLNLKLDRVMQDIVYKLVPGLQDSEEKRIREFYQSRGLDRVTQPSGEEPALSNLGLPFSSFDHSKAHYYRYDEQLSLCLERLSSGKDKNKSILQNKYVRCSVRAEVRHLRRVLCHRLMLNPQHVQLLFDNEVLPDHMTMKQIWLSRWFGKPSPLLLQYSVKEKRRNPLSFIMKEGLSMSVVPQ; encoded by the exons ATGGCGTCTCCTCAGGGGGGCCAGATTGCGATCGCGATGAGGCTTCGGAACCAGCTCCAGTCAGTGTACAAGATGGACCCACTACGGAACGAG GAGGAGGTCCGAGTAAAGATCAAAGACCTGAATGAGCACATCGTCTGCTGCCTGTGCGCTGGCTACTTCGTGGATGCTACCACCATCACAGAGTGTCTTCATACTT TCTGCAAGAGTTGTATTGTGAAGTACCTCCAAACCAGTAAGTACTGCCCCATGTGCAACATCAAGATCCACGAGACACAGCCACTGCTCAACCTCAAACTGGACCGGGTCATGCAGGACATCGTGTACAAGCTAGTGCCTGGCTTACAAGACA gTGAAGAGAAACGGATTCGAGAATTCTACCAGTCCCGAGGCTTGGACCGGGTCACCCAACCCAGTGGGGAAG AGCCAGCCCTGAGCAACCTCGGCCTCCCTTTCAGCAGCTTCGACCACTCGAAAGCCCACTACTATCGCTATGATGAGCAGCTGAGCCTATGCCTGGAACGGCTGAG TTCTGGCAAAGACAAGAATAAAAGCATCCTGCAG AACAAATATGTCCGATGTTCTGTTAGAGCTGAAGTTCGTCACCTCCGGAGGGTCCTGTGTCACCGCTTAATGCTAAATCCCCAGCAT GTACAGCTCCTTTTTGACAATGAAGTTCTCCCAGATCACATGACTATGAAGCAGATATGGCTCTCCCGCTGGTTCGGCAAG CCATCCCCTTTGCTTTTACAATACAGtgtgaaagagaagaggag AAATCCTCTGAGTTTCATCATGAAGGAGGGCCTCTCTATGTCCGTGGTCCCTCAGTGA
- the PCGF1 gene encoding polycomb group RING finger protein 1 isoform X1 — protein sequence MASPQGGQIAIAMRLRNQLQSVYKMDPLRNEEEVRVKIKDLNEHIVCCLCAGYFVDATTITECLHTFCKSCIVKYLQTSKYCPMCNIKIHETQPLLNLKLDRVMQDIVYKLVPGLQDSEEKRIREFYQSRGLDRVTQPSGEEPALSNLGLPFSSFDHSKAHYYRYDEQLSLCLERLSSGKDKNKSILQNKYVRCSVRAEVRHLRRVLCHRLMLNPQHVQLLFDNEVLPDHMTMKQIWLSRWFGKKSSEFHHEGGPLYVRGPSVNCQRRGVEDPTHIKLRR from the exons ATGGCGTCTCCTCAGGGGGGCCAGATTGCGATCGCGATGAGGCTTCGGAACCAGCTCCAGTCAGTGTACAAGATGGACCCACTACGGAACGAG GAGGAGGTCCGAGTAAAGATCAAAGACCTGAATGAGCACATCGTCTGCTGCCTGTGCGCTGGCTACTTCGTGGATGCTACCACCATCACAGAGTGTCTTCATACTT TCTGCAAGAGTTGTATTGTGAAGTACCTCCAAACCAGTAAGTACTGCCCCATGTGCAACATCAAGATCCACGAGACACAGCCACTGCTCAACCTCAAACTGGACCGGGTCATGCAGGACATCGTGTACAAGCTAGTGCCTGGCTTACAAGACA gTGAAGAGAAACGGATTCGAGAATTCTACCAGTCCCGAGGCTTGGACCGGGTCACCCAACCCAGTGGGGAAG AGCCAGCCCTGAGCAACCTCGGCCTCCCTTTCAGCAGCTTCGACCACTCGAAAGCCCACTACTATCGCTATGATGAGCAGCTGAGCCTATGCCTGGAACGGCTGAG TTCTGGCAAAGACAAGAATAAAAGCATCCTGCAG AACAAATATGTCCGATGTTCTGTTAGAGCTGAAGTTCGTCACCTCCGGAGGGTCCTGTGTCACCGCTTAATGCTAAATCCCCAGCAT GTACAGCTCCTTTTTGACAATGAAGTTCTCCCAGATCACATGACTATGAAGCAGATATGGCTCTCCCGCTGGTTCGGCAAG AAATCCTCTGAGTTTCATCATGAAGGAGGGCCTCTCTATGTCCGTGGTCCCTCAGTGAATTGCCAAAGGAGAGGGGTAGAGGACCCTACACATATAAAACTCAGAAGGTGA
- the PCGF1 gene encoding polycomb group RING finger protein 1 isoform X3, which produces MASPQGGQIAIAMRLRNQLQSVYKMDPLRNEEEVRVKIKDLNEHIVCCLCAGYFVDATTITECLHTFCKSCIVKYLQTSKYCPMCNIKIHETQPLLNLKLDRVMQDIVYKLVPGLQDSEEKRIREFYQSRGLDRVTQPSGEEPALSNLGLPFSSFDHSKAHYYRYDEQLSLCLERLSSGKDKNKSILQNKYVRCSVRAEVRHLRRVLCHRLMLNPQHVQLLFDNEVLPDHMTMKQIWLSRWFGKPSPLLLQYSVKEKRR; this is translated from the exons ATGGCGTCTCCTCAGGGGGGCCAGATTGCGATCGCGATGAGGCTTCGGAACCAGCTCCAGTCAGTGTACAAGATGGACCCACTACGGAACGAG GAGGAGGTCCGAGTAAAGATCAAAGACCTGAATGAGCACATCGTCTGCTGCCTGTGCGCTGGCTACTTCGTGGATGCTACCACCATCACAGAGTGTCTTCATACTT TCTGCAAGAGTTGTATTGTGAAGTACCTCCAAACCAGTAAGTACTGCCCCATGTGCAACATCAAGATCCACGAGACACAGCCACTGCTCAACCTCAAACTGGACCGGGTCATGCAGGACATCGTGTACAAGCTAGTGCCTGGCTTACAAGACA gTGAAGAGAAACGGATTCGAGAATTCTACCAGTCCCGAGGCTTGGACCGGGTCACCCAACCCAGTGGGGAAG AGCCAGCCCTGAGCAACCTCGGCCTCCCTTTCAGCAGCTTCGACCACTCGAAAGCCCACTACTATCGCTATGATGAGCAGCTGAGCCTATGCCTGGAACGGCTGAG TTCTGGCAAAGACAAGAATAAAAGCATCCTGCAG AACAAATATGTCCGATGTTCTGTTAGAGCTGAAGTTCGTCACCTCCGGAGGGTCCTGTGTCACCGCTTAATGCTAAATCCCCAGCAT GTACAGCTCCTTTTTGACAATGAAGTTCTCCCAGATCACATGACTATGAAGCAGATATGGCTCTCCCGCTGGTTCGGCAAG CCATCCCCTTTGCTTTTACAATACAGtgtgaaagagaagaggaggtag
- the LBX2 gene encoding transcription factor LBX2 translates to MSQSHGLAGSQWHTESGGRPGRVQPECAPGRAPQRGAARRHGTAGCSGASLRASPPCRNTAAGTSTSSRPTAAPSWGLGAQEEGHTGLGPSAEGGSEAGGPDREPCAGAQPTAERIAAGCGTTTARPAMNSGPEPRTPRTLFSIADILGPRMVPRGPSTSPLPESSPGPTSPLCALEELTSKTFRGLDGHAPESSEGRAAPGALGPGPAGRRRRKSRTAFTAQQVLELERRFVFQKYLAPSERDGLAARLGLANAQVVTWFQNRRAKLKRDVEEMRADVASLSALAPEVQCRLELPHGAPGPGPPDAGPHLSEEEIQVDD, encoded by the exons ATGAGCCAGAGCCACGGCTTGGCGGGGAGTCAGTGGCACACAGAATCTGGGGGCCGTCCAGGAAGGGTCCAGCCTGAATGTGCACCGGGCCGCGCCCCGCAGCGCGGAGCAGCTCGGCGGCACGGTACGGCAGGTTGTTCCGGGGCTTCTCTCCGAGCCTCCCCACCTTGTAGAAATACCGCTGCCGGGACATCTACCAGCTCCAGACCCACTGCGGCCCCgagttgggggctgggggcgcAGGAGGAGGGGCACACGGGGCTCGGGCCCAGCGCGGAGGGCGGGTCCGAGGCGGGGGGCCCAGATCGGGAGCCGTGCGCCGGGGCCCAGCCAACTGCGGAGCGGATCGCAGCCGGCTGCGGGACCACCACAGCCCGACCGGCCATGAACTCGGGACCCGAGCCCCGGACACCCCGGACACTCTTCAGCATCGCAGACATCCTAGGCCCGCGCATGGTTCCCCGAGGACCTTCTACGTCTCCGCTTCCAGAGTCGAGCCCTGGTCCCACGTCGCCTCTGTGCGCGCTGGAGGAGCTGACTAGTAAAACTTTCCGCGGACTTGACGGGCACGCTCCGGAGTCCTCTGAAG GCCGCGCCGCCCCGGGTGCGCTGGGCCCTGGCCCCGCCGGCCGCAGACGCCGAAAGTCCCGCACGGCGTTCACGGCGCAGCAGGTGCTGGAGCTGGAGCGACGCTTCGTCTTCCAGAAGTACCTGGCGCCTTCGGAGCGCGACGGGCTGGCGGCGAGGCTCGGTTTGGCCAACGCACAGGTTGTCACGTGGTTCCAGAACCGGCGCGCCAAGCTCAAGCGCGACGTGGAGGAGATGCGCGCCGACGTGGCCTCGCTGAGCGCGCTGGCCCCCGAAGTCCAGTGCCGCCTCGAGCTGCCGCATGGCGCCCCAGGCCCCGGCCCGCCTGACGCCGGGCCCCACCTGTCAGAAGAGGAGATTCAGGTGGACGACTGA